The following proteins are co-located in the Deltaproteobacteria bacterium genome:
- a CDS encoding class I SAM-dependent methyltransferase, whose protein sequence is MSFYENTIFPILLDTLTIGLRQQRQEVMQAASGRVLEIGIGTGANLPFYTDQATAIVGIEPSTALLDRARARVQQLPPTRQAAVVLQPGSAEHLDFADANFDTVVACLVFCTIPQAETAAREMYRVLKPGGRVVFFEHVRASTATLTKWQDRLNELWGKFACGCHINRDTKSLFASVGFQYQELREYHHPAFRFLKLCAPVIQGVAVK, encoded by the coding sequence ATGAGCTTCTACGAAAATACCATCTTCCCAATTCTTCTTGATACTCTAACGATTGGCCTGCGCCAGCAGCGCCAAGAAGTCATGCAAGCCGCGAGTGGCCGGGTGTTGGAGATCGGCATCGGCACGGGTGCGAATCTGCCTTTCTATACTGACCAAGCTACTGCAATCGTCGGCATCGAACCCTCGACAGCGCTGTTAGACCGAGCGCGCGCCCGGGTTCAGCAACTACCGCCAACACGGCAAGCGGCAGTTGTCTTACAGCCAGGCTCCGCCGAACATTTAGATTTTGCCGATGCGAACTTCGATACCGTCGTGGCGTGTCTCGTCTTTTGTACGATTCCGCAAGCCGAAACTGCGGCGCGAGAGATGTATCGCGTGCTTAAACCCGGGGGGAGAGTCGTGTTTTTCGAGCACGTGCGCGCTTCAACTGCGACACTGACGAAATGGCAAGACCGACTCAACGAACTGTGGGGGAAATTCGCCTGCGGTTGTCATATCAATCGCGACACCAAAAGCTTGTTTGCCAGCGTTGGTTTCCAGTACCAAGAATTACGCGAGTACCACCACCCCGCGTTCCGATTCCTCAAACTGTGCGCGCCGGTTATCCAAGGCGTCGCCGTCAAGTAA
- a CDS encoding HEAT repeat domain-containing protein, with amino-acid sequence MPTLCEMLAEIDLSQVAFSATVDPNVQDLGWVAGIADKLEAAERYASIVIVAESQKDVPSKYLAETATLSAFQAKTFHKAVEHLYQESVPRRIVLDYERGGSAEFALPDRNLDMAQYQELLLRRKVQRKLPLGKEQPSNPHDDYEVWTVRQLFSNFRAAAKGVESKVKPSDVPRCVVLGEPGSGKSTLMQYLTFQAIRDHAAHTSPFLSRLWLPISLRLPDLELWAKGHPDLHLSAYLAERYKDKAGARAPDVEQWRRWLLRGEVLLLLDGLDGLTGNPREFLEKLRQTLAGFSLCAVVLTCRTISFDQYRQLWVDFPVFILAPFDTKQQDTLISAYFAHDSTQSAKLVEQLRLIPSLRSLAANPLLLSLICFVVGENTEPPATRGKLYEYVLEKLLTMIRHNAPVSWPNNVVPTLPTKLSVLGTVAWRLFAPNLQQLPFNADTVDEAVEYALVAKGYDSDRPIWKTTFLKDFDNCGLLRYGYTQYSFSFHLSVYEFLTARALADIVKTQGWDARIDLPGIVETAQTLIDKKIWDPAWQEIIIFLAGFLTEPRRLQKLLQLLADERHDDIFRHRLTLAALCLSEIPEEQVKDKEIVSLIDSITERLVSLWLKHDKEDTTAAVAHVAQAFLALGAKNGKKVKEPLIEWLCQRLQSTNEEDRAGAANILGHLGEGLAVHGNALDALGTALEKDNSLLVKVRAIEALRRAGAALTNRATAVEGLNKLASEGSDALLRWRAARALLENGTLAETDEKFARYKRLVGEAEQERMEPERERPNAGAARKVMSLSEIYAADYLRNKSLQGPIIASLRQQQDQIAQNSKALRIAIDIAQYGDTGGVRSQAVELLRQLGAREDLCGQILPVLVARLHDNNSGVRAQVAKALGEIGSDISDNRETVSELLDALDDKSFAVRYRAAEAVAQLQQSGIRFFLSRKWRGRRVQTEKIELLSSSGERWIAKGLRRSVRDLKAFWQQLSRFLPT; translated from the coding sequence ATGCCGACGCTGTGCGAAATGTTGGCCGAAATCGACCTTTCTCAAGTCGCTTTTTCCGCCACAGTCGATCCGAATGTACAGGATTTAGGGTGGGTCGCCGGTATTGCTGATAAACTAGAGGCTGCCGAGCGTTATGCAAGTATTGTCATAGTAGCCGAAAGCCAGAAGGATGTCCCTTCAAAATATCTTGCTGAAACTGCGACTCTTTCCGCGTTTCAAGCGAAGACTTTTCATAAGGCGGTAGAACATCTCTACCAAGAGTCTGTCCCGCGTCGGATCGTGCTCGACTACGAACGCGGCGGCAGCGCGGAGTTCGCCCTGCCTGATCGCAACTTGGACATGGCGCAGTACCAGGAACTGCTGTTGCGGCGTAAAGTGCAACGCAAACTCCCACTGGGCAAGGAACAACCAAGCAATCCGCACGACGACTACGAAGTCTGGACGGTGCGGCAACTGTTCTCCAACTTTCGTGCAGCGGCGAAGGGCGTGGAAAGTAAGGTCAAACCGAGCGACGTGCCGCGCTGTGTCGTCCTTGGCGAGCCCGGCAGCGGCAAGAGTACGCTGATGCAGTATCTAACTTTTCAGGCTATCCGCGACCATGCCGCCCACACCTCACCCTTTCTCTCGCGCCTCTGGTTGCCGATCTCGCTCCGATTGCCTGATTTGGAATTATGGGCAAAGGGACACCCTGATCTCCATCTGTCCGCTTACCTAGCGGAACGCTACAAAGACAAGGCGGGAGCGAGAGCTCCCGACGTGGAGCAATGGCGACGCTGGCTCCTACGTGGCGAAGTGTTGTTGCTGCTAGACGGGCTAGATGGATTGACCGGGAACCCTCGTGAATTTCTCGAGAAGTTGCGCCAGACGCTTGCTGGCTTTTCACTTTGTGCCGTGGTGTTGACCTGCCGAACGATTAGCTTCGATCAGTATCGGCAACTATGGGTGGATTTTCCAGTATTCATATTGGCACCTTTCGATACGAAGCAGCAAGATACCCTCATCTCTGCCTACTTTGCTCACGATTCCACCCAAAGCGCCAAGCTCGTAGAGCAATTGCGGCTCATACCGTCGCTGCGTTCGTTAGCAGCTAACCCATTGTTGCTGAGTCTCATTTGTTTCGTAGTGGGCGAGAACACCGAGCCGCCGGCCACACGTGGCAAACTATACGAGTACGTCCTGGAAAAACTGTTGACTATGATTCGCCATAATGCGCCTGTGTCGTGGCCAAACAACGTAGTGCCGACACTGCCCACCAAACTCTCCGTGCTTGGGACTGTGGCATGGCGACTCTTCGCGCCTAATCTGCAACAGCTGCCGTTCAATGCTGATACAGTTGATGAGGCTGTGGAGTACGCTTTGGTGGCAAAGGGCTATGACAGCGACCGTCCGATTTGGAAGACGACGTTTCTCAAGGACTTCGACAATTGCGGGCTGTTGCGTTACGGCTATACACAGTACTCTTTTTCTTTCCACCTCTCTGTATATGAGTTTCTCACAGCGCGGGCGTTGGCAGATATCGTCAAGACCCAAGGTTGGGATGCTCGAATTGACCTGCCAGGAATCGTTGAAACAGCTCAAACATTGATCGACAAGAAAATCTGGGATCCGGCGTGGCAAGAGATCATCATCTTTCTCGCCGGATTCCTCACCGAGCCTCGACGCCTCCAGAAACTCTTACAACTTTTGGCGGATGAGCGGCATGACGACATTTTTAGACATCGGCTGACGCTTGCCGCTCTTTGCCTGTCCGAAATCCCCGAGGAGCAGGTGAAAGATAAGGAGATCGTCTCTCTTATCGACTCCATCACCGAGCGCCTCGTGTCTCTTTGGCTGAAGCATGACAAGGAAGACACAACGGCGGCAGTTGCGCATGTAGCCCAAGCGTTCCTCGCGCTGGGAGCCAAGAATGGCAAGAAAGTAAAAGAACCTTTGATCGAGTGGTTGTGCCAGCGTCTCCAATCCACAAACGAAGAGGATAGGGCAGGAGCGGCTAATATACTGGGGCATCTGGGTGAGGGACTCGCCGTTCACGGCAATGCCTTGGACGCGCTCGGAACGGCGCTGGAGAAGGACAACTCTCTTCTCGTGAAGGTGCGGGCCATAGAAGCTCTGCGACGTGCTGGAGCTGCGTTGACAAACCGCGCCACAGCCGTAGAAGGCTTGAACAAACTTGCGTCCGAGGGTTCCGATGCTTTGTTACGTTGGCGGGCAGCCCGCGCTTTGCTTGAGAACGGAACATTGGCCGAGACCGACGAAAAATTTGCCCGCTACAAACGCTTGGTGGGTGAAGCCGAACAGGAACGAATGGAACCGGAGAGAGAACGTCCGAACGCAGGTGCTGCCCGAAAGGTCATGTCGTTGAGCGAAATCTATGCCGCTGACTATCTGAGGAATAAATCGCTTCAGGGACCTATCATTGCCAGCTTAAGACAACAGCAAGATCAAATCGCACAAAATTCAAAAGCGCTTCGCATTGCTATAGATATCGCTCAGTACGGGGACACCGGAGGCGTTCGCTCGCAGGCAGTGGAACTACTGAGGCAACTAGGGGCAAGGGAAGATCTCTGTGGCCAAATCCTTCCGGTACTTGTTGCTCGTTTGCACGACAATAACAGTGGCGTGCGTGCCCAAGTGGCGAAAGCTTTGGGCGAAATAGGGAGCGACATCAGCGACAATCGCGAAACTGTCTCGGAGCTCCTCGATGCATTAGACGACAAGAGCTTCGCTGTGCGCTACCGGGCAGCGGAAGCTGTCGCACAGTTGCAGCAGTCTGGAATACGTTTCTTCCTCTCACGAAAATGGAGAGGGAGACGAGTACAAACGGAGAAGATCGAGCTTCTGTCGTCCTCAGGCGAACGGTGGATTGCTAAGGGGCTGCGCCGGTCGGTGAGGGACCTGAAAGCTTTTTGGCAGCAGCTTTCGCGATTTCTGCCAACTTAG